A region from the Aegilops tauschii subsp. strangulata cultivar AL8/78 chromosome 5, Aet v6.0, whole genome shotgun sequence genome encodes:
- the LOC109754818 gene encoding receptor-like serine/threonine-protein kinase SD1-8, whose protein sequence is MDWPAFPCFSRIAVLILLIFLPLRASEDRLVPGKTLSPGATIVSYGGAFVLGFFSLSNSSTPARMYVGIWYNNIPELTVVWVGNRGNPASNTTSPMLSLTNSSNLVLSDGDGGRVIWTTTNMGTAAGSSPSVAVLLNTGNLVVRSLNGTTLWQSFEHHTDTLLPGMKLRFKYMQNGTSNRLVSWKGPSDPSPGRFSYGGDTSTFPQIFLWDEERPVSRSAPWTGYLVKSELRYQQANSTADVIIYLAVVDGDDEIYTTYSVSDGAPHTRYVLTYFGSKRTLSVKWLYIMSAGKKENGRKHKNVLLHPMSTSYELGEVHPEHNHEFPFVTFEEIALATHNFSETCVIGQGGFGKVFKGLLGGQEVAVKRLSRDSKQGTKEFKNEVILIAKLQHRNLVQLLGCCAEGDEKLLIYEYLPNKSLDATLFDDSRKMLLDWDTRFSIIKGVARGLLYLHQDSRLTIIHRTKIQDSRLTIIPRQPR, encoded by the exons ATGGATTGGCCGGCTTTCCCATGCTTCTCTAGGATAGCAGTGTTGATACTTCTGATCTTCCTGCCGTTGAGAGCGTCCGAAGACCGGCTTGTACCCGGCAAAACACTCTCCCCTGGCGCCACCATCGTCTCCTATGGAGGTGCCTTTGTATTAGGCTTCTTCTCCCTGTCCAACTCCAGCACCCCGGCCCGGATGTACGTCGGCATCTGGTACAACAACATCCCTGAGCTTACCGTGGTGTGGGTTGGCAACCGAGGAAACCCGGCCAGCAACACGACTTCACCGATGCTCTCCCTCACCAACTCCTCCAATCTTGTTCTATCAGATGGTGACGGTGGCCGTGTCATTTGGACAACGACCAACATGGGTACTGCCGCGGGCTCGTCTCCCTCCGTGGCAGTGCTTCTAAACACCGGCAACCTCGTCGTCCGCTCGCTAAACGGCACCACGTTGTGGCAGAGCTTCGAGCACCACACCGACACGCTCCTTCCTGGCATGAAGCTCCGGTTCAAGTACATGCAAAATGGAACAAGCAACCGCCTGGTATCCTGGAAGGGTCCTAGTGACCCTTCGCCGGGGCGCTTCTCCTATGGTGGCGACACGAGCACATTCCCTCAAATATTCTTATGGGACGAGGAGCGTCCGGTGTCTCGTAGCGCTCCATGGACGGGGTACCTGGTGAAGAGCGAGCTTCGATACCAGCAGGCAAATAGCACTGCAGATGTTATCATCTACTTGGCGGTCGTCGATGGCGACGATGAGATCTATACTACCTACAGCGTCTCTGATGGTGCCCCACACACTAGGTACGTGTTGACCTACTTTGGATCCAAACGCACCCTTAGT GTGAAATGGTTATACATTATGAGTGCAGGCAAGAAAGAAAATGGGAGAAAACACAAGAATGTATTGTTGCATCCAATGAGTACCTCATATGAACTTGGTGAAGTACACCCTGAACACAATCATGAATTCCCATTTGTAACATTTGAGGAAATTGCACTAGCAACACACAATTTCTCTGAAACATGTGTGATAGGACAAGGAGGCTTTGGCAAAGTTTTCAAG GGATTGTTAGGTGGTCAAGAAGTTGCCGTCAAGAGGCTGAGTAGGGATTCTAAACAGGGCACAAAGGAGTTCAAGAATGAAGTAATTCTAATTGCCAAATTGCAGCATAGAAACTTGGTTCAACTGCTCGGGTGTTGTGCGGAGGGAGATGAAAAACTTCTAATTTATGAGTATCTACCTAACAAGAGCTTAGATGCCACCCTTTTCG ATGATTCCAGAAAAATGTTGCTCGATTGGGATACGCGGTTTAGTATAATCAAAGGAGTTGCAAGGGGACTTCTTTACCTACACCAAGATTCAAGATTAACCATAATTCACCGGACGAAGATTCAAGATTCAAGATTAACCATAATTCCAAGACAACCCAGATGA
- the LOC109754732 gene encoding G-type lectin S-receptor-like serine/threonine-protein kinase At1g11300 — protein sequence MDWPAPPCCTTTAVLIILILLPLSVSADDRLAPGKPLFPNSTIVSDGGAFTLGFFSPSNSSIPAGLYLGIWYNDVPELTTVWVANRETPATNTTTLMLSLTNTPNLVLSDGDVGGRAVWMTTNVATVLGSSPPVAVLLNNGNLVIRSSNGTTLWQSFDHPTDTFLPGMKLRIQYNKPGTSDRLVSWKGPGDPSPGSFSYGGDPITFLQVILWDGERRVSRSGPWTGYLVKSERRYQQANASADIIIYLAVVDSDEEIYITYSLSDGAPHTRYVLTYFGEYLVQSWNSKTSTWLVLGKWPSPECNRYGYCGAYGYCDETAAPTPTCKCFDGFKPANTVEWTNGRFSAGCRRKEPLQGCTDGFLALPRMKSPDRFSIVGGGTSTFEECAAECNRNCSCVAYAYANLGSGRSRGDVTRCLVWSGDLVDTGKIGEELGSDTLNVRLVGVDATSSGKGTKRNVMKIVLPVLGSSFLVFVCISLAWLKLKGKREKWRKRKNVSLVGTSTSYELSEGNLSHEHEFPFIRFEEIAFATHSFSETCMIGQGGFGKVYKGLLGGQEVAVKRLSRDSQQGTKEFKNEVILIAKLQHRNLVQLLGCCAEGDEKLLIYEYLPNKSLDATLFDGSRKMLLDWATRFNIIKGVARGLLYLHQDSRLTIIHRDLKAGNVLLDAEMRPKIADFGMARIFGDNQQNASTQRVVGTYGYMAPEYAMEGVFSTKSDVYSFGVLVLEVVTGIRRNSSNQTMGFPSLIVYSWNMWKEGKTEELPDSSIMDTCSLDEVLLCIHVALLCVQENPDDRPLMSLVVFILENGSTTLPAPSRPAYFARRSIEMLQIGDDIQNSVNSFTLTEIEGR from the exons ATGGATTGGCCGGCTCCCCCATGCTGCACCACCACTGCTGTTCTGATCATTCTTATCCTCTTGCCGTTGAGTGTGTCCGCCGACGACCGGCTTGCTCCCGGTAAGCCGCTCTTCCCAAACTCCACCATCGTCTCCGACGGCGGTGCTTTCACCTTAGGCTTCTTCTCGCCTTCCAACTCCAGCATTCCAGCTGGGCTGTACCTCGGCATATGGTACAACGATGTTCCCGAGCTCACCACTGTGTGGGTCGCCAACCGAGAAACTCCGGCCACCAACACGACTACACTGATGCTCTCCCTCACCAACACCCCCAATCTTGTTCTATCCGACGGTGATGTCGGTGGCCGTGCCGTTTGGATGACAACCAACGTGGCTACTGTTTTGGGCTCGTCTCCCCCTGTGGCAGTGCTTCTGAACAACGGCAACCTCGTCATCCGGTCATCGAACGGCACCACGTTGTGGCAGAGCTTTGACCATCCCACCGACACGTTCCTCCCTGGCATGAAGCTCCGCATCCAGTACAACAAGCCTGGCACTAGTGACCGTCTTGTTTCTTGGAAGGGCCCTGGCGACCCTTCGCCGGGGAGCTTCTCCTATGGCGGCGATCCAATCACGTTCCTCCAAGTAATTCTTTGGGATGGGGAGCGCCGGGTTTCCCGCAGCGGGCCATGGACGGGGTACTTGGTGAAGAGCGAGCGCCGGTACCAGCAGGCGAACGCCAGCGCGGACATCATCATCTACCTAGCCGTTGTGGACAGCGATGAGGAGATCTACATCACCTACAGCCTCTCTGACGGCGCCCCACACACCAGGTACGTGTTGACCTACTTCGGAGAGTACCTAGTACAGAGCTGGAATAGCAAGACATCGACGTGGTTAGTCCTCGGGAAATGGCCATCCCCCGAATGCAACCGCTATGGTTATTGTGGCGCATACGGCTACTGCGATGAGACAGCGGCGCCAACGCCGACGTGCAAGTGTTTTGATGGCTTCAAGCCAGCAAACACGGTGGAGTGGACAAATGGTAGGTTCTCAGCAGGGTGCCGGCGAAAAGAGCCACTGCAAGGGTGCACCGACGGCTTCTTGGCCCTGCCAAGGATGAAGTCGCCTGACAGATTTTCAATTGTCGGCGGGGGCACGAGTACGTTCGAGGAGTGTGCGGCTGAGTGCAACCGCAACTGCTCATGCGTGGCATACGCATATGCCAACCTCGGCAGCGGCAGGTCCAGGGGAGACGTGACGAGGTGCCTGGTGTGGTCTGGGGACTTGGTTGACACTGGGAAAATAGGCGAAGAGCTCGGCAGCGACACACTCAATGTCCGACTTGTAGGCGTGGACGCAACATCATCTG GTAAAGGAACAAAGAGGAATGTTATGAAGATTGTGCTGCCAGTTTTAGGAAGCAGTTTTCTGGTATTTGTATGCATTTCATTGGCATGGTTAAAACTCAAAG GCAAGAGAGAAAAATGGAGAAAACGCAAGAATGTATCATTGGTAGGTACGAGTACCTCTTATGAACTTAGTGAAGGTAACCTTTCCCATGAACATGAATTCCCATTCATAAGATTTGAGGAAATTGCCTTCGCGACACACAGTTTCTCTGAAACATGTATGATTGGACAAGGAGGCTTTGGCAAAGTTTACAAG GGGTTGTTAGGTGGGCAAGAAGTTGCTGTCAAGAGGCTAAGTAGGGATTCTCAACAAGGAACAAAGGAGTTTAAGAATGAAGTAATTCTAATTGCCAAACTGCAACACAGAAACTTGGTTCAACTTCTCGGGTGTTGTGCAGAAGGAGATGAAAAGTTGTTGATTTATGAGTATCTCCCTAACAAGAGCTTAGATGCTACACTTTTTG ATGGTTCAAGAAAAATGTTGCTAGATTGGGCGACACGATTTAATATAATCAAAGGGGTCGCAAGGGGGCTTCTTTACCTACACCAAGATTCAAGACTGACCATAATTCATAGGGATCTTAAAGCTGGAAATGTTTTGCTAGATGCAGAGATGAGACCCAAGATAGCGGATTTTGGTATGGCAAGGATCTTCGGAGATAACCAACAAAATGCGAGTACCCAGCGTGTTGTCGGAACGTA TGGTTACATGGCTCCTGAGTACGCAATGGAGGGTGTCTTCTCTACGAAGTCCGACGTCTATAGCTTTGGCGTGTTAGTATTGGAGGTCGTAACTGGTATAAGGAGAAATTCCAGTAATCAAACCATGGGCTTCCCTAGCCTCATAGTCTAT TCATGGAATATGTGGAAGGAAGGGAAGACAGAGGAACTGCCAGACTCATCTATCATGGATACTTGTTCACTAGATGAAGTTTTACTTTGTATCCACGTAGCATTGTTATGTGTCCAAGAGAACCCAGATGACAGACCCCTCATGTCATTAGTCGTGTTTATACTAGAGAATGGAAGCACCACACTTCCAGCCCCCAGTCGCCCTGCCTACTTTGCGCGGCGAAGCATTGAAATGCTGCAAATTGGAGATGATATTCAGAACTCTGTGAATAGTTTTACTCTGACTGAGATAGAGGGGCGATGA